In Halovivax gelatinilyticus, the following are encoded in one genomic region:
- a CDS encoding glutathione S-transferase N-terminal domain-containing protein, with product MSTPDDVPVSGAASTDAPITLYRLQGCPYCERVVRVLDDLDLSYHSRFVEPLHSRRDAVKRVAGVRSVPVLVDESTGVTMAESANIVTYLERSYETDDGESGGDA from the coding sequence ATGTCGACTCCCGACGACGTCCCGGTCAGCGGCGCCGCCTCGACCGATGCACCGATCACGCTCTACCGACTCCAGGGCTGTCCGTACTGCGAGCGCGTCGTCCGCGTCCTCGACGACCTCGACCTCTCGTATCACTCGCGATTCGTCGAACCGCTTCACTCCCGACGCGACGCCGTAAAGCGCGTCGCTGGCGTTCGGTCGGTCCCCGTCCTCGTCGACGAGTCGACCGGCGTCACGATGGCCGAGAGCGCGAACATCGTCACCTACCTGGAACGAAGCTACGAAACCGATGACGGCGAATCCGGAGGTGACGCCTGA
- a CDS encoding hemolysin family protein: MVDGVLTEVVLTVYDVPFTGFEIEQSTVAILGTLVVAVLILLSGFFSSSEIAMFSLPKHRVEGMVEEEVAGADRVKALKDDPHRLLVTILVGNNIVNIAMSSIATAVLSIYFGGLVGVLLATLGITAIVLLFGESAPKSYAVENTESWALRIAKPLKATEYLLYPLVITFDYLTRLVNKVTGSTEAIETPYVTRDEIQEMIESGEREGVLEEDEHEMLTRIFRFNQTIVKEVMTPRLDVTAVSVDESVEEAIETCIQSGHARIPVYEGSLDNILGVVHIRDLVRDLNYGETDDGDLEIDDVIEPTLHVPESKNVDELLTEMRENRMHMAIVIDEFGTTEGLVTVEDMIEEIVGEILKTGEEEPIEEIDEFTVVVRGEVNIEDVNEALDIELPEGEEFETIAGFIFNRAGRLVEEGEVITYDGIEISVEEVENTRILKARLTKPEPEDDADDSEEDPEE; encoded by the coding sequence ATGGTCGATGGAGTGCTGACGGAGGTCGTTCTCACAGTCTACGATGTGCCGTTCACCGGCTTCGAGATCGAGCAGTCGACGGTGGCGATCCTCGGGACCCTCGTCGTAGCCGTGTTAATCCTGCTGTCCGGCTTTTTCTCCTCCTCGGAGATCGCGATGTTCTCGCTGCCGAAACACCGCGTCGAGGGAATGGTCGAGGAAGAAGTGGCAGGAGCCGACCGGGTCAAAGCGCTCAAGGACGACCCACACCGGTTGCTCGTGACGATCCTCGTCGGGAACAACATCGTCAACATCGCGATGTCGTCGATCGCGACGGCGGTGCTCTCGATCTACTTCGGCGGGCTCGTCGGCGTGTTGCTCGCGACGCTCGGGATCACGGCGATCGTCTTGCTCTTCGGCGAGAGCGCGCCGAAGTCCTACGCCGTCGAGAACACCGAGTCGTGGGCGCTCCGGATCGCGAAGCCGCTCAAGGCGACGGAGTACCTGCTCTACCCGCTTGTTATCACCTTCGATTACCTCACACGGCTGGTGAACAAGGTGACCGGTTCGACCGAGGCGATCGAAACCCCGTACGTTACGCGAGACGAGATTCAAGAGATGATCGAGTCGGGCGAGCGCGAGGGCGTCCTGGAGGAAGACGAACACGAGATGCTCACGCGCATCTTCCGATTCAATCAGACGATCGTCAAGGAGGTGATGACGCCTCGCCTCGACGTAACGGCCGTCTCGGTCGACGAGAGCGTCGAGGAGGCGATAGAAACCTGCATTCAGAGCGGTCACGCGCGCATTCCAGTGTACGAGGGGAGTCTCGACAACATCCTCGGCGTCGTTCACATCCGAGACCTGGTCCGGGATCTGAACTACGGCGAGACCGACGACGGCGATCTGGAGATCGACGACGTCATCGAGCCGACGCTGCACGTCCCCGAGTCGAAGAACGTCGACGAGTTGCTCACCGAGATGCGCGAAAATCGCATGCACATGGCGATCGTCATCGACGAGTTCGGGACGACCGAGGGACTGGTCACCGTCGAGGACATGATCGAAGAGATCGTCGGCGAAATCCTAAAGACCGGCGAAGAAGAGCCGATCGAGGAGATCGACGAGTTCACGGTCGTCGTCCGGGGCGAGGTCAACATCGAGGACGTAAACGAGGCGCTCGACATCGAGTTGCCGGAGGGCGAGGAGTTCGAAACGATCGCCGGATTCATCTTCAATCGAGCCGGTCGGCTCGTCGAAGAAGGTGAGGTGATAACCTACGACGGGATCGAAATCAGCGTCGAGGAAGTTGAGAACACGCGTATTTTGAAGGCCAGATTGACGAAGCCAGAACCCGAGGACGACGCCGACGATAGCGAAGAGGACCCCGAGGAATAA